One genomic segment of Ictalurus punctatus breed USDA103 chromosome 4, Coco_2.0, whole genome shotgun sequence includes these proteins:
- the prrt4a gene encoding proline-rich transmembrane protein 4 — translation MIPQSARFLLILSLTLFSSPHAAYLTGDGGDQAWTQTSPVKEHKEVHPAGSLLWSRQTSRANTDTTTPSITTPPKTQNSWPPTHGETGHSSLTTLLATLGSSPNPASQAQSKVFKAPAYTTSPDQRRREMRLGDIWVMGEPKATAQRSDDTGLKQKQTDLLTTLQDDRRMVEEFTRRPPHLGTNSPRDILKLDSMPNRTSPGLDKVHEVPYEKKDSRSSLKEETSRPTPGLRARTLIPGLLLLDDWNDDFTESSSQPDCNIDNTGICNSSNPLWSLGLPDNLSSALTPASPMPSPENMNPPPSIIMTPPLLVPLFSDWNAAVATWGLAWELQVYGLGCVFSLVAVLSALSLLCLPLCQPSDCANFTLLHLLQLLIGSSRAFWLIYDPYGQRERLPVAWARFLHEAGYPCLTGALGMLLVLLSPQLLSQNALRRCICLLAALMLLHMATVMGAVGILWIFPSFPVISLLPPAAFLLLSCLLSTSYLLLYCCARVEAKHIYRLRDNSPDRRACQASQYPLSEARMWERAAGMGLFAALFLLACAGLRLYAILHALGLTGGRMGLMPWPWWVFQLSCRVCEACVCLTLALILTHPLLCCGAARPKLSRWNSWFGRSSARNTVISKPQILSSGWTKKTGETLHESMSRHESECVPLYTLAELPLGEPEGLDLNYPSSPQLAPAQLSKNGLLVSQSSFISLYCDSTVDLRPPSPIDLRRSIDEALNSEALFHRSLFSSSRLSLSTRGPPDGQPCRGIPAEPSLYRTASCGDVDLPSAPSPPVLRSSTAWKTSNFSSLRGGTRSHGGQASFYTGFASGRHTQKQYRALGSISSRERLYDQQHIRTQADELAVQAEFINVCRQIDALSVCSDTIEL, via the exons ATGATCCCTCAAAGTGCAAGATTCTTACTGATTCTCAGTCTTACTTTGTTCAGCAGCCCACATGCTGCATACCTGACTGGAGATGGAGGAGACCAAGCATGGACACAGACAAGCCCTGTTAAAGAGCACAAAGAGGTCCATCCTGCTGGCAGCTTACTGTGGAGCAGGCAGACATCAAGAGCCAATACGGACACCACTACTCCATCAATAACTACTCcaccaaaaacacaaaactctTGGCCACCTACTCATGGTGAGACTGGCCATTCATCACTAACCACCTTATTAGCAACACTGGGGTCATCTCCCAATCCAGCCTCCCAGGCCCAGAGCAAGGTATTCAAAGCACCAGCATATACAACGTCTCCTGACCAAAGGAGACGTGAAATGAGGCTTGGCGATATCTGGGTAATGGGGGAGCCCAAAGCTACTGCTCAAAGATCAGATGACACAGGTttgaaacaaaagcaaacagACCTATTGACTACTCTACAGGATGATAGAAGAATGGTAGAGGAGTTCACCAGGAGGCCACCTCACCTTGGTACCAATTCCCCTAGAG ACATTTTGAAACTAGACTCTATGCCCAATCGGACAAGTCCTGGCTTGGACAAAGTGCATGAAGTTCCATATGAGAAAAAAGATAGTCGGAGTTCCTTAAAAGAGGAGACATCCAGACCGACTCCAGGATTGCGAGCACGCACTCTTATTCCAG GCTTGCTTTTACTTGATGACTGGAATGATGACTTCACTGAATCCTCCTCCCAGCCTGACTGCAATATTGACAACACAGGCATCTGCAACTCCTCCAACCCTCTCTGGAGCCTTGGTCTCCCTGACAACCTCTCCAGTGCCCTGACTCCTGCTTCCCCAATGCCCTCTCCTGAGAATATGAACCCACCTCCTTCTATAATAATGACCCCACCTCTTTTGGTGCCATTATTTTCAGACTGGAATGCTGCAGTGGCAACGTGGGGCCTGGCGTGGGAGCTGCAGGTATACGGGCTGGGTTGTGTGTTCTCTCTGGTGGCTGTATTGTCTGCACTAAGCTTATTGTGCCTCCCTCTGTGCCAGCCGTCTGATTGTGCCAACTTCACTCTTCTGCATCTCCTGCAGCTGCTTATTGGCTCAAGTCGGGCTTTCTGGCTTATCTACGACCCCTATGGTCAGAGAGAGCGACTCCCTGTGGCCTGGGCACGGTTCCTACATGAGGCCGGCTACCCATGTTTAACCGGAGCTTTAGGCATGCTGCTTGTGCTGCTTTCTCCTCAGCTACTCTCTCAGAATGCACTGCGGCGGTGTATTTGCTTGCTGGCCGCACTCATGCTGCTTCACATGGCCACAGTTATGGGCGCAGTTGGAATATTATGGATTTTCCCTTCCTTCCCTGTCATTTCTCTGCTGCCCCCTGCAGCCTTCCTGCTTCTCTCGTGTCTCCTCTCCACTTCATACCTGCTGCTCTACTGCTGTGCCCGCGTCGAAGCCAAGCATATCTACAGGCTGAGGGATAATTCCCCTGATCGCCGGGCATGCCAGGCCAGCCAATACCCCCTCAGTGAGGCACGCATGTGGGAGCGGGCAGCTGGAATGGGACTGTTTGCAGCACTTTTCCTACTGGCATGTGCAGGACTCAGGCTCTATGCGATTCTGCATGCACTGGGACTGACTGGCGGCAGAATGGGGCTTATGCCCTGGCCCTGGTGGGTCTTTCAACTGAGCTGCAGAGTATGTGAGGCATGCGTTTGTCTCACTCTAgctctcattctcacacacccTCTCCTCTGCTGTGGAGCAGCTCGCCCGAAACTAAGTCGCTGGAACTCATGGTTCGGCAGGTCATCCGCCAGGAACACAGTGATATCCAAACCCCAAATTCTGTCAAGTGGCTGGACCAAGAAGACTGGAGAGACACTGCATGAAAGCATGTCACGGcatgagagtgagtgtgtgccaCTTTATACACTAGCAGAGCTGCCCCTTGGAGAACCAGAAGGCCTGGACCTTAACTATCCCAGCAGCCCTCAGCTTGCCCCTGCACAACTTTCTAAAAATGGGCTTTTGGTCTCCCAGTCTTCCTTCATCAGCCTGTACTGTGATTCTACAGTAGATCTGAGGCCTCCGTCTCCGATTGACCTGCGGCGAAGCATTGATGAGGCTCTAAACAGTGAGGCTCTGTTCCATCGCAGCCTGTTCAGCTCCTCCAGGCTGTCCCTTAGCACGCGGGGGCCTCCAGATGGTCAGCCATGCAGAGGAATACCTGCAGAACCATCCCTTTACCGCACAGCATCATGTGGGGATGTGGATTTGCCTTCTGCACCGTCACCACCTGTACTAAGGAGCAGCACAGCATGGAAGACCTCCAACTTCAGCTCCTTACGTGGAGGAACTAGAAGTCATGGAGGTCAGGCATCTTTTTATACTGGCTTTGCCTCTGGGCGCCACACTCAAAAGCAATACAGGGCTCTGGGCTCCATTTCTTCCAGAGAGCGTTTGTATGATCAGCAACATATTCGCACACAAGCTGATGAACTGGCTGTGCAAGCAGAATTCATTAATGTCTGCAGACAGATAGATGCTCTGAGTGTCTGCAGTGACACCATCGAACTGTAG